A genomic segment from Phragmites australis chromosome 6, lpPhrAust1.1, whole genome shotgun sequence encodes:
- the LOC133922143 gene encoding aspartic proteinase 36-like gives MAPPYRASSFFLLVVALTALAPAPAAATGVFRVRRKFPRDGDAEGVEGEHLAALRRHDARRHGRLLGAVDLPLGGVGLPTETGLYYTRIGIGAPAKGYYVQVDTGSDILWVNCIRCDGCPTRSGLGIELTQYDPAGSGVAVACDQEFCVANYGGVPPTCSSTSPCRFRITYGDGSSTTGFFVTDFLQYDQVSGDGQTTPSNASVTFGCGAQLGGDLGSSNQALDGILGFGQSNSSVLSQLAAAGKVRKIFAHCLDTVNGGGIFAIGNVVQPKVKTTPLVPNMPHYNVNLKAIAVGGATLQLPTNTFDIGESKGTIIDSGTTLAYLPESIYKTMMAAVFDKHQDIYLRNYQDFSCFKFSGSVDDGFPIITFHFEGDLILNVYPHDYLFQNGNDFYCVGFLNGGLQTKDGKDIVLLGDLVLSNKLVVYDLENQTIGWTDYNCSSSIKIKDDNTGSIYTVDAHNISSGWRFQWQKSLILLVTMICSYFNVLACPWNL, from the exons ATGGCACCGCCGTACCGCGCctctagcttcttcttgctCGTCGTCGCGCTGACGGCGCTCGCCCCCGCACCTGCGGCCGCCACCGGCGTGTTCCGGGTGCGCCGCAAGTTCCCGCGCGACGGAGACGCTGAAGGCGTGGAGGGGGAGCACCTCGCGGCGCTGCGGAGGCACGACGCCCGGCGCCACGGGCGGCTACTGGGCGCCGTCGACCTGCCCCTCGGCGGCGTCGGCCTCCCCACCGAGACCGG CCTGTACTACACGCGGATTGGGATCGGCGCGCCGGCCAAGGGCTACTACGTGCAGGTGGACACCGGCAGCGACATCCTCTGGGTCAACTGCATCCGCTGCGACGGCTGCCCCACCCGGAGCGGCCTTGGG ATAGAGCTGACGCAGTACGACCCCGCGGGGAGCGGGGTCGCGGTGGCGTGCGACCAGGAGTTCTGCGTGGCCAACTACGGCGGCGTGCCGCCCACCTGCTCCTCGACATCGCCATGCCGGTTCAGGATCACCTACGGAGACGGGAGCTCAACCACCGGGTTCTTTGTCACCGACTTCCTGCAGTACGACCAGGTGTCCGGCGACGGCCAGACCACCCCGTCCAATGCGAGCGTCACATTTGG GTGTGGTGCTCAGCTTGGTGGGGATTTGGGATCCTCAAACCAGGCCCTTGATGGGATTCTTGGTTTCGGTCAATCGAATTCGTCGGTGCTATCGCAGCTGGCTGCTGCTGGAAAAGTGAGAAAGATTTTTGCTCACTGCTTGGACACTGTGAACGGtggtggtatttttgcaattggGAATGTGGTACAGCCGAAAGTGAAGACAACGCCGTTGGTGCCCAACAT GCCACATTACAATGTCAACTTGAAAGCAATTGCTGTTGGTGGTGCCACGCTGCAGCTTCCAACAAATACTTTTGATATAGGTGAAAGTAAAGGTACTATCATTGATAGCGGCACAACGTTAGCCTATCTCCCGGAGTCAATTTATAAGACTATGATGGCTGCG GTATTTGATAAGCATCAGGATATCTACCTCCGTAATTACCAAGACTTTAGCTGTTTCAAGTTTTCTGGAAG TGTAGATGACGGATTTCCCATAATCACTTTTCATTTTGAGGGGGACCTTATACTGAATGTTTACCCACATGATTATCTATTCCAAAATGGG AATGATTTTTACTGTGTGGGGTTCCTGAATGGAGGACTGCAGACCAAGGATGGGAAAGATATCGTGCTCTTGGGAG ACTTGGTCCTCTCAAATAAACTAGTCGTTTACGACTTGGAAAATCAAACTATCGGCTGGACAGACTACAACT GCTCCTCAAGCATTAAAATTAAGGATGACAATACTGGCTCAATATACACCGTTGACGCACATAACATCTCCTCTGGGTGGAGATTTCAGTGGCAGAAATCCCTGATTTTATTAGTAACAATGATATGCAGCTATTTTAATGTTCTAGCCTGCCCTTGGAATCTTTGA